Proteins from a single region of Chloroflexota bacterium:
- a CDS encoding PAS domain S-box protein, with protein sequence MDRSAGQREMSPEFDPEVSHQLLESAPDGLVIVDQRGWIVYVNKQTETLFGYEPGQLLGQAVETLAPERRRATHAGYRDGFLANSAVRPMGAGRGLSGRRRDGTEFPVEISLSPVQTPDGVLAMGAIRDIVRTIAPEKPLQIDAQVDPSVRSVVTNASRLKQILYNYLSNAIKFTPDNGQVIVRAGSQDADWYRIEVEDTGIRIQTGERGRLFVGHQQRDSGTGKQYLGTGGGARVHQADGRGPGRRSRRHRHVRRRQRLLRDAPAGDATGRTSSSMSGDRSAGGRNAG encoded by the coding sequence ATGGACCGATCGGCCGGCCAGCGGGAGATGTCTCCAGAATTCGATCCAGAGGTAAGCCACCAACTGCTGGAGTCGGCGCCGGACGGGCTGGTGATCGTCGATCAGCGGGGGTGGATCGTGTACGTCAACAAGCAGACCGAGACCCTCTTCGGCTACGAGCCGGGCCAGCTTCTGGGTCAGGCGGTCGAGACCCTCGCGCCGGAGCGGCGCCGGGCCACGCACGCAGGCTACCGTGACGGCTTCCTCGCCAATTCCGCCGTGAGGCCGATGGGCGCCGGCCGGGGGCTCTCTGGTCGGCGACGAGACGGCACCGAGTTTCCGGTCGAGATCAGCCTCAGCCCCGTTCAAACGCCCGACGGCGTGCTGGCCATGGGCGCCATCCGCGACATCGTGCGAACGATCGCGCCGGAGAAGCCGCTGCAGATCGATGCGCAGGTCGACCCGTCCGTCCGGTCCGTGGTCACCAACGCGTCCAGGCTCAAGCAGATTCTCTACAACTACCTCTCCAACGCGATCAAGTTCACGCCCGACAACGGGCAGGTCATCGTCCGGGCGGGGTCACAGGACGCCGACTGGTACCGCATCGAGGTGGAAGACACCGGTATCCGCATCCAGACGGGGGAGCGCGGACGCCTGTTCGTCGGGCATCAGCAGCGCGACTCCGGGACAGGCAAGCAATACCTGGGCACCGGGGGTGGGGCTCGCGTTCACCAAGCGGATGGTCGAGGCCCAGGGCGGCGAAGTCGGCGTCACCGGCACGTCCGGCGTCGGCAGCGTCTTTTACGCGACGCTCCCGCGGGTGATGCGACCGGTCGGACATCGAGCAGCATGAGCGGCGATCGGTCAGCTGGCGGACGCAATGCCGGATAG
- a CDS encoding response regulator: MTGGRVLIVDDNAVNLKLAQVTLRVEGYDVRVAADAVEALATIGSFSPQLILMDIQLPGIDGLELTRRLKADQVTHDIIILALTAYAMKGDEERMLAAGCDGYIPKPIDTQTLPAIVAGYLNGSRS; the protein is encoded by the coding sequence ATGACGGGCGGGCGCGTTCTCATCGTCGACGACAACGCCGTGAACCTCAAGCTCGCGCAGGTCACGCTCCGGGTCGAGGGCTACGACGTACGCGTCGCCGCCGACGCGGTCGAGGCTCTCGCGACGATCGGCAGCTTCAGTCCCCAGCTGATCCTCATGGACATCCAGCTCCCCGGCATCGATGGCCTCGAGCTCACCCGCCGTCTCAAAGCCGACCAGGTCACGCATGACATCATCATCCTCGCTCTCACCGCGTACGCCATGAAGGGCGACGAGGAGCGGATGCTGGCGGCCGGCTGCGACGGTTACATCCCCAAGCCGATCGACACGCAGACGCTCCCGGCCATCGTGGCCGGATACCTCAACGGCTCGAGGAGCTGA